From the genome of Biomphalaria glabrata chromosome 1, xgBioGlab47.1, whole genome shotgun sequence, one region includes:
- the LOC106060949 gene encoding nucleoprotein TPR-like has translation MKTPRQIKAITSQLEVLEELKEQLESLITDINTVTSKGKSWINDSDSQNFLEMNQYLINETSRCLRRCYDLTNDDCGLNSDTPESFDQAENVNRSKDDKRYQSLADMVNKINSTLVKHSRKMKKLQQNSSEQETRIESTCEKIKENDSKFEELHNELQGASQFMTRLEIQSTKLFDKVKENKEQIETLLHLPQELADQKESLTSLLKTNESQDKSQVVKMEEFIQGHVSNSHALNTKYDHLSNLVKANDEELSQIKKYITSESLSDIKKKLEENDEYLKRIEINQRKFSDGNRKIAEDIEAKIQANTEITSILEVKFQSLETQLSNANGEFSKSKDVIESLKSRVEIIKDQLSTCKSNIKKLDTKITAAESEIVSQSRRRASSRDVMAACRIQLNCSEEMNFKKDTILKCFKKCLLNIGQCYDKDAGTFTAPCAGLYLCSLMIESENGMEKEFSIYSSDRSDNETARGRTHTNSSSAVACLVTVFDLNQGDEVYVKSLDEIRNIKLSNYSYFVCVLLQKK, from the exons ATGAAAACTCCCAGGCAAATAAAAGCCATAACTTCACAGCTAGAGGTTTTAGAAGAGTTAAAGGAACAGTTAGAATCTCTTATTACAGATATAAACACA gtgACTTCCAAAGGAAAGTCATGGATTAATGATTCAGACAGCCAAAATTTTTTAGAGATGAATCAATACTTAATTAATGAAACATCCAGATGTTTACGACGATGTTATGATCTCACTA ATGATGACTGCGGCCTAAATTCTGATACACCGGAAAGTTTTGATCAAGCGGAAAACGTTAATAGATCTAAAG atGACAAGAGATATCAAAGCTTAGCTGACAtggtgaataaaataaattcaacgCTTGTTAAGCATTCCAGAAAAATGAAAAAGCTGCAACAAAATTCGTCGGAACAAGAAACAAGAATCGAGTCGACATGCgaaaagataaaagaaaatgattccAAATTTGAAGAGCTCCATAACGAACTACAAGGAGCCAGTCAATTTATGACACGTCTAGAAATTCAGAGCACAAAGCTGTTTGACAAAgtaaaggaaaacaaagaacaaataGAAACTTTACTTCATCTACCACAAGAACTAGCGGACCAGAAAGAAAGCTTAACGTCTTTACTAAAAACCAATGAGTCTCAAGATAAAAGTCAAGTAGTCAAAATGGAAGAGTTTATTCAGGGACACGTATCAAATAGTCACGCACTTAACACAAAGTATGACCATTTGTCAAACTTAGTAAAAGCCAATGATGAGGAGCTAAGCCAGATAAAAAAGTATATTACCTCTGAGTCTCTTTCAGACATAAAGAAAAAACTTGAGGAAAATGATGAATATTTAAAACGCATCGAAATAAACCAAAGAAAATTTAGTGACGGCAACAGAAAGATTGCTGAGGACATTGAAGCTAAAATTCAAGCCAATACTGAAATAACCTCTATCTTGGAAGTCAAATTTCAATCTTTGGAGACACAATTAAGCAATGCAAATGGTGAATTCAGCAAAAGTAAAGATGTAATAGAATCTTTGAAGTCTAGGGTCGAAATAATTAAAGATCAGCTTTCTACGTGTAAATCTAACATAAAAAAGTTGGATACCAAAATAACAGCTGCTGAAAGTGag atTGTTTCGCAATCAAGACGCCGTGCAA GTTCACGAGATGTCATGGCAGCCTGTAGAATACAGCTTAACTGCTCTGAAGAGATGAATTTTAAGAAAGATACCATActtaagtgttttaaaaaatgtctactTAACATTGGCCAATGCTACGACAAAGACGCAGGAACATTCACAGCACCTTGTGCAGGATTGTATCTGTGTAGTTTAATGATTGAGAGTGAGAATGGCATGGAGAAAGAGTTTAGTATTTACTCCTCTGATAGATCTGACAATGAAACAGCTAGAGGCAGAACTCATACAAACAGCAGTTCTGCTGTAGCCTGTCTTGTTACTGTCTTTGATTTGAATCAAGGGGACGAAGTCTATGTAAAGTCATTagatgaaataagaaatataaaaCTAAGCAACTACTCGTATTTCGTGTGCGTTTTGTTAcagaaaaaataa